In the Mytilus galloprovincialis chromosome 10, xbMytGall1.hap1.1, whole genome shotgun sequence genome, one interval contains:
- the LOC143048045 gene encoding uncharacterized protein LOC143048045 encodes MDKDLSSCSVTPVSRCENHFVRKEEDRNKEMDRLDSIFQLSDLTLKIGNRKLYVTQEEFKQISVVFEKMLTSDFQEKKKNEIVFTGKDYKSFVLFIRVAHPGIQDPFEEDTIHQILPLIDEYLAEDARIRADWYLTKLVKKKSDSITSTQIVQNIIEAEKYKLPKYLNACMNVACRKVFNKLSHDADFEHISLETRFKISLHRWKLTDECYDQATKAYSMNQTTKQLGEAVYNMIKNN; translated from the exons ATGGACAAGGACTTGTCTTCATGCTCTGTGACACCAGTTTCAAGATGTGAAAACCATTTTGTAAGGAAAGAAGAAGATAGAAATAAAGAGATGGATAGATTGGACTCGATTTTCCAGTTGTCTGACTTGACGCTTAAAATTGGCAACAGAAAGCTTTATGTTACTCAGGAAGAGTTTAAGCAGATATCAGTTGTTTTTGAGAAAATGTTAACCAGTGACTTTCAAGAGAAGAAAAAGAACGAAATAGTTTTCACTGGGAAGGATTATAAAAGTTTTGTCTTGTTCATACGTGTAGCACATCCAGGTATCCAGGATCCATTTGAGg agGACACCATACACCAGATTTTGCCTCTGATTGATGAATACTTAGCAGAAGATGCCAGAATAAGGGCAGATTGGTATCTCACAAAGTTGGTGAAAAAGAAAAGTGACTCTATAACTTCAACGCAAATAGTCCAAAACATTATAGAAGCAGAAAAATACAAGTTACCTAAGTATCTCAATGCCTGCATGAATGTTGCATGTCGAAAGGTATTTAACAAGTTATCACATGATGCTGACTTTGAACATATTTCACTGGAGACAAGATTCAAGATTAGCCTACATAGATGGAAACTTACAGATGAATGCTACGACCAGGCAACCAAAGCGTACAGCATGAATCAGACAACAAAACAACTTGGGGAAGCTGTATATAATATgatcaaaaataattaa
- the LOC143048046 gene encoding uncharacterized protein LOC143048046 — protein sequence MQVGSLALLYLQAVTCSALTCFNCPGIRHPRFCEHVQECSDNQICGVERITDKTGEIIYKSGCMTPNTCHSNTAEFNSSLACFQCCSSNLCNTHGCGEDTTQYDGRICYTCQGVLTPDECHTVSFCNQFEICYTEERIHFGEHFYHSGCKEKHVCVAQYISNPIIGRREESEKRSTSHLLCCDENLCNKNYQLIATPIPSFTASRYPVQTQPNVNPDHCHCLNGGTCQNVKGDHRCMCRHGYYGIHCQNKGTEIPCFKVFILEQKWLVKRESDVLVAGKSTVKMTVQDFTKHDKKSVTITEHNYTYILDDTVRIPSDGTGQHGALICANDTASMYGFYDTVYGGEGYLSLPAKYQSTQYVIPSYNIDNTHSRYYSSRSIVAISPLNTNTVVHILLKSDNGPITVNNANYTLDSSINMVLNPTDTFQFSHTHDLTGTLVTSSAPVFVISGSNCINTFTSKFPGRLSDCNPLMEMILPTNQLDSLFIVPDIAYYQWSTVRVLCINATSIIFRNSTNVINITLTPREYTDFQHRHISYIQASDDVIVTLYPHYEYLTYFDSFMMTIHGVNQYLAEYHFAVPSKSFNSSISIAVQSSQIGGFMLDNHRITIYMFSISHGSDDFSTGKASIKPGVHHIKHLNGVKFGLWVYGSKMHSAYGYPGGIQIKN from the exons ATGCAAGTCG gTAGCCTTGCGTTGCTGTACTTACAGGCAGTTACCTGTTCAG CTCTGACTTGCTTCAACTGTCCTGGGATTCGACATCCACGATTTTGTGAACACGTTCAAGAATGCTCTGATAATCAG ATATGTGGTGTTGAGCGAATTACAGACAAAACAGGAGAGATAATCTACAAAAGTGGATGTATGACTCCAAAC ACATGTCACTCAAATACAGCTGAATTTAATAGCTCCCTTGCATGTTTCCAATGTTGCTCCTCAAACCTCTGTAATACACATGGATGTGGAGAAG ATACTACGCAATATGATGGACGTATATGTTATACATGTCAAGGCGTCTTAACACCAGATGAGTGCCATACAGTGTCTTTTTGTAATCAGTTTGAG ATATGCTATACAGAAGAAAGGATTCATTTTGGAGAGCACTTTTATCACAGTGGCTGTAAAGAAAAGCAT gTATGTGTTGCGCAGTATATTTCAAATCCTATTATTGGTCGACGAGAAGAAAGTGAAAAAAGATCAACAAGCCATCTATTATGTTGTGATGAAAATTTGTGTAACAAGAATTATCAGCTGATAGCAACACCTATACCGTCATTTACAGCAAGTCGATATCCCGTCCAAACACAGCCAAACG TAAATCCTGATCACTGTCATTGTCTAAATGGAGGAACATGTCAAAATGTAAAAGGGGATCACAGATGTATGTGTCGGCATGGATACTATGGAATTCACTGTCAAAATAAAG GCACAGAAATTCCCTGCTTCAAAGTGTTCATTTTGGAACAGAAGTGGCTTGTCAAACGAGAATCAGATGTATTAGTTGCGGGGAAGAGTACAGTCAAAATGACCGTCCAGGATTttacaaaacatgacaaaaagtCTGTTACCATAACAGAACACAACTATACATATATTCTTGATGATACAGTAAGGATACCTTCTGATGGAACTGGTCAGCACGGAGCTCTAATATGTGCAAATGATACTGCATCTATGTATGGTTTTTATGATACTGTGTACGGTGGTGAAGGGTACTTGTCTCTACCGGCTAAATACCAATCTACTCAGTATGTTATTCCGTCTTATAATATAGATAATACACACAGCCGTTATTATTCATCAAGAAGCATTGTGGCTATCTCACCCTTAAACACAAATACAGTTGTTCACATTCTGTTAAAAAGTGATAATGGTCCCATTACAGTAAATAATGCAAATTATACTCTAGATTCCTCAATAAATATGGTCCTTAATCCCACCGACACCTTTCAGTTTTCACATACACATGATTTAACTGGAACTTTAGTGACATCGTCTGCGCCAGTTTTCGTTATCAGTGGAAGCAACTGCATTAACACATTTACTAGTAAATTTCCTGGTCGACTCAGTGATTGTAACCCATTAATGGAAATGATATTACCGACAAATCAACTTGACTCGTTGTTTATAGTTCCAGATATAGCTTACTATCAATGGAGCACTGTAAGGGTGTTGTGTATCAATGCAACCTCAATTATCTTTAGGAATAGCACAAATGTCATAAATATAACGCTTACACCCAGAGAATATACTGACTTTCAACACAGGCATATTTCATATATACAGGCATCGGATGACGTTATCGTTACTCTCTACCCTCATTATGAATACTTAACGTATTTTGATTCTTTTATGATGACTATTCATGGCGTTAATCAATATTTAGCTGAATATCATTTTGCTGTGCCTTCAAAATCCTTTAACAGTTCCATAAGCATTGCAGTGCAGAGTAGTCAAATAGGTGGGTTCATGCTGG